The sequence below is a genomic window from Desulforamulus hydrothermalis Lam5 = DSM 18033.
TGTAACTGCCCGGGAACGCATGCAAAATGCCTCGTGTATAGCCGGCATGGCCTTTACCAACGCAGGCTTGGGCATCAACCACAGCCTGGCGCACGCCCTGGGAGGAACTTTTCATATACCTCACGGACGGGCCAATGCTCTCTTGCTAAGTGCGGTGATCGAGTATAATGCTGATTTGAACAATCCCGACAGCCGGCACGTGGCCGAAAGATACGCCAGGTTAGCGAACGTAATAAACCTGCCTGCCCGTACATACCGGGAAGGGGTCGTGAACTTCCTGCAGGCCGTTAAAGACTTGAAGAAGTCACTGGGAATACCGGACGGCATAAGCCAATTAGGTATCGACAAAAACAAATTTGAGGATCAATTAGCCAATATGGCTCTAATTGCTCTCAATGACCGGTGTACCGCAACTAATCCCAAACAACCTTCTCAAGAAGACTTAAGGAAAATTCTATGTAAATCATTTTAAATGTTGCTAAATAAACAAAAAGGAGGACGGACGGTTGGATATTAAAGAATTCGCAAGTAAATTTGCGGATGCCACAAAACACCTATCCCCCGAAGAAACAGCCGCCATTATGAAGCTGTTTCAGGGAATTACCAAAGAACTATCCGCAAACAGTCCGGCAGCTAAGCAAACCGCCAAATCACCGGCGTTCGAAGGTGAAATCACAGGACTGACACCGCGCCTGGAACGATTGCGCGCGAATTACTTAAAGGCTAAGCCCAGTGTCAGCATCCATCGTGCCATTGCCTTTACCCAGGTAACCAAAGAAAACGAAGGACTGCCCAAAATTTTGTTGCGGGCCAAGTGTTTCAGAAGGGCTTGCGAAACAGCGCCCCTGCTGATTCAAAAGGACGAGCTGATTGTGGGGCACCCCTGCGGCAAACCGCGGGCCGGGGCAGTATCGCCGGATATTGCCTGGAGATGGATTCGTGATGAATTGGACACCATGTCCACCAGACCGCAGGACCCATATGAAATTAGCGAAGAGGACAAGCGTATACTGCGGGAAGAGATTTTCCCCTATTGGGAAGGCAAAAGTGTTGATGAGGTTTGCCAGAAACAATATGAGGAAGCCGGTCTGTGGTCTTTTTCTGGCGAAGCCTTCGTCAGCGATCTTTCTTATCACCAGATAAACGGCGGCGGCGATACCTGCCCGGGCTATGACGTAATCCTGGTTAAAAAGGGTATCAATGGTATTAAAAGGGAAGCCATGGAAAAGCTCAGTCAATTATCCATGGAAAACCCGGAAGATATCGACAAGATTTACTTTTATAAAGCAGCCATTGAAACTTGTGAAGGCGTCTTAGCCTATGCTAAGCGGCTTTCTGATTATGCCAGAGAACTGGCGGACAAAGAGCCTGACGCCACCCGCCAAGCCGAGTTGTATAAAATTGCCGATATCTTAACCAACGTACCGGCTAATCCGCCCCGCACCTTCCACGAGGCATTGCAATCTGTCTGGACTTTGCAATCGTTGTTTGTGGTGGAAGAAAACCAAACCGGTATCTCACTTGGCCGTTTAGACCAGTACATTTATCCCATGTTCAAAGCTGACCTGGAAGCCGGTCGCCTGAATAAACTGGAAGCCTTTGAATTGTTGAGCTGCTTCTTTATCAAATGTTCTGAAATTATGTGGCTGAACAGTGCTGCCGGTGCCAAGTATTTTGCCGGCTACCAGCCCTTTGTCAACTGCACGGTTGGCGGGCAAAAAAGAACCGGCGGCGATGCCACCAATGAGCTGACTTACCTGATTATGGATGCCATCCGCTTAACCAAGGTATATCAGCCCTCCCTGGCTTGCCGGATTCACAACAAATCACCGCAGAAGTATCTCAAGAAAATTGTTGATGTCATTAAAGCAGGG
It includes:
- the cutC gene encoding choline trimethylamine-lyase, coding for MDIKEFASKFADATKHLSPEETAAIMKLFQGITKELSANSPAAKQTAKSPAFEGEITGLTPRLERLRANYLKAKPSVSIHRAIAFTQVTKENEGLPKILLRAKCFRRACETAPLLIQKDELIVGHPCGKPRAGAVSPDIAWRWIRDELDTMSTRPQDPYEISEEDKRILREEIFPYWEGKSVDEVCQKQYEEAGLWSFSGEAFVSDLSYHQINGGGDTCPGYDVILVKKGINGIKREAMEKLSQLSMENPEDIDKIYFYKAAIETCEGVLAYAKRLSDYARELADKEPDATRQAELYKIADILTNVPANPPRTFHEALQSVWTLQSLFVVEENQTGISLGRLDQYIYPMFKADLEAGRLNKLEAFELLSCFFIKCSEIMWLNSAAGAKYFAGYQPFVNCTVGGQKRTGGDATNELTYLIMDAIRLTKVYQPSLACRIHNKSPQKYLKKIVDVIKAGLGFPACHFDDTHIKMMLAKGFSIEDARDYCLMGCVEPQKSGRIYQWTSTGYTQWPIAIEFVFTRGVMRWCGKKEGLDTGDLDNFKTYEEFDAACKKQIEHIIRLSAIGTVISQRVHRDLAPKPLMSILVEGCMEKGKDVTSGGALVNYGPGIVFSGLGTYADSMAAVKKLVFDDKKYTLKQIRDALDANFEGYEAVRTDCLNAPKYGNDDDYADFIAADIINWTERVLNTYKMLYSRFSLGTLSISNNTPFGELTGATPNGRLAWSPLSDGISPTQGADKYGPTAIIKSVSKLSNESMNIGMVHNFKLLRGILETPEGENGLITLLRTASILGNGQMQFSYVDNEILKKAQAEPDKYRDLIIRVAGYSAYFVELCKEVQDEIISRTVLDKF